The following proteins are encoded in a genomic region of Helicobacter macacae MIT 99-5501:
- a CDS encoding response regulator transcription factor: protein MSKNIVYILEDDQSIAELVAYALKNQNMHSLIFENAQSLYNALEKEVCQVLVCDIMLPNESGLSVIKTLRANQKYKGISIIILSALGSEYDKINGLDLGADDYLTKPFSALELIARIKALLRRNTKKLDDTLQYKGLKILPNSHKVSIDDSHIRLTKKEFELLLLLFSNQNNIFSKDDLLESIWGYSVDNTRTVDMHISSLRTKLGSYGKCIKNIRSVGYVFDEIS from the coding sequence ATGTCTAAAAATATTGTCTATATTTTGGAAGATGACCAAAGTATCGCCGAGCTAGTCGCCTACGCGCTAAAAAATCAAAATATGCACTCACTCATTTTTGAAAACGCACAAAGCCTCTATAACGCGCTTGAAAAAGAGGTTTGTCAAGTCTTGGTGTGTGATATTATGCTGCCAAATGAAAGCGGGCTTAGTGTGATAAAGACTTTGAGGGCAAATCAAAAATACAAAGGCATTTCTATCATCATCTTAAGTGCGCTAGGTAGCGAGTATGACAAAATAAACGGGCTTGATTTGGGCGCAGATGACTATCTCACAAAGCCATTTTCAGCACTAGAGCTAATCGCTAGAATCAAAGCCCTTTTGCGCCGAAATACAAAAAAGCTAGATGACACCCTCCAATACAAAGGGCTAAAAATCCTGCCAAATTCGCACAAAGTAAGCATAGATGATTCCCATATCCGCCTTACCAAAAAAGAATTTGAGCTTTTGCTTTTGCTCTTTAGCAACCAAAACAATATCTTTAGCAAAGATGACTTACTAGAATCTATCTGGGGATATAGCGTAGATAACACTCGCACTGTGGATATGCACATAAGCTCCTTGCGCACAAAGCTTGGCTCTTATGGCAAATGTATAAAAAACATTCGCTCGGTGGGATATGTATTTGATGAGATTTCCTAA